A genomic segment from Triticum dicoccoides isolate Atlit2015 ecotype Zavitan chromosome 1A, WEW_v2.0, whole genome shotgun sequence encodes:
- the LOC119360353 gene encoding uncharacterized protein LOC119360353 isoform X3, whose translation MRRSKGSGRRRAADERKLIRMADEAAAASSMQAAAAAALASLHLPPPGLTETDNQDRKIFGRGARIKRKAKRKWGFVGGEAGAVDSGGLRPRLSHRRSTCRGGVGSMDEVLHGEVGIRSRFSAGRIREIMRGLTPRQQGINADKTIVFSKPLVQKILGVPTGGRPFVLHGQKSDKIKELRDLYLNNGLRATTPHCVSLLKNNEDEESFMRTFLLIALAAVLTPTTGNTIDLDYLWAFEDMSKVQDLDWAGHITEHLMDEVQKFQYKSREEKMRDFWVGGCLPLLTIAYMDHLDLPRGRIVDHEINYSVPRICHVSKDDFQFAAIADLHRQHFKFATFGILPFRDRTPYTDNPVTDTEVAEDDLRILSNDQVLSGQWELVEVHEQKIDELVKETQPEALGFAEASIDHFRLGRTDIGSNQGTKKSASCERGSSSHCRNTAKAAVTPSSSEKSVEDSGREYESSESDDHPTPPEADYGVIFRSYLSGTQMESVNTLIHKIKPETIVFVATMRKCDVQLPTPLLIISKERSLAAAAHFPHENGAVTLQMPGKSEKWRPRFFIEKDNCMLAGNWLDFVCDNQVQAGDICIFVPAKGGERSTFMVHIIRAEATDRRGVKRVRSSHDSPVGVEGMTNPDAV comes from the exons ATGCGGAGATCGAAGGGATCAGGGCGGCGGCGAGCTGCAGACGAGCGGAAGCTCATCCGGATGGCGGACGAGGCGGCCGCAGCGAGCTCGATGCaagcggccgcggcggcggcgctggcctcCCTCCACCTCCCTCCTCCAGGACTGACAG AAACTGACAACCAAGATCGGAAAATTTTCGGGAGAGGAGCACGGATAAAGCGGAAGGCGAAGCGGAAGTGGGGCTTCGTTGGCGGTGAAGCGGGCGCGGTGGACTCTGGCGGGCTGCGTCCCCGTCTTAGTCATCGCCGGTCGACCTGCAG GGGAGGAGTTGGATCCATGGATGAAGTATTACATGGTGAAGTGGGCATCAGGAGCCGTTTCAGTGCTGGGAGGATTCGAGAGATCATGCGTGGTCTGACACCCCGGCAGCAGGG AATTAATGCGGACAAGACAATAGTTTTCAGCAAGCCCCTTGTTCAGAAAATTTTAGGTGTACCTACAGGGGGAAGACCCTTTGTACTGCATGGGCAGAAGTCGGACAAAATCAAAGAACTACGAGATCTGTACTTAAATAACGGACTAAGGGCAACCACCCCCCATTGTGTCAGTTTGCTTAAGAACAACGAGGATGAGGAATCCTTCATGAGGACATTCCTGCTTATTGCACTGGCGGCAGTGCTCACCCCCACCACTGGGAATACAATAGACCTTGACTACCTGTGGGCCTTTGAAGATATGTCAAAGGTGCAGGACCTTGATTGGGCAGGCCATATTACGGAGCATCTGATGGACGAGGTCCAGAAATTTCAGTACAAATCTAGGGAGGAAAAGATGAGAGACTTCTGGGTTGGCGGGTGCTTGCCTTTGCTCACG ATCGCTTACATGGACCACTTGGATCTCCCAAGAGGGCGAATTGTAGACCATGAAATTAACTACTCGGTGCCCAGGATCTGCCATGTTTCTAAGGATGATTTCCAGTTTGCCGCAATTGCTGACCTGCATCGTCAACATTTCAAGTTTGCCACATTTGGGATACTTCCA ttccgtgatagaACACCATACACTGATAATCCAGTAACCGATACAGAAGTAGCAGAAGATGATCTTCGTATTCTCTCGAATGATCAAGTCTTATCAGGGCAATGGGAACTTGTAGAAGTACACGAGCAAAAAATAGACGAACTTGTAAAAGAAACTCAACCTGAAGCCCTTGGGTTTGCAGAAGCGAGCATCGATCATTTCCGTCTTGGAAGAACTGATATTGGCTCAAATCAAG GAACTAAAAAATCCGCTAGCTGCGAAAGGGGCAGTTCTAGCCATTGTAGGAATACTGCAAAGGCGGCTGTGACACCCTCTTCGTCTGAGAAATCAG TAGAAGACAGTGGTCGAGAATATGAATCTTCAGAGTCAGATGATCATCCGACACCTCCAGAAGCTGATTATGGGGTAATATTCAGGAGTTATCTATCTGGAACACAAATGGAGAGTGTAAACACGCTTATCCACAAAATTAAACCTGAAACTATTGTATTCGTGGCTACCATGAGGAAGTGCGATGTTCAGCTACCTACTCCTCTTCTG ATCATTTCGAAGGAACGCTCATTAGCCGCAGCTGCACACTTTCCGCATGAAAACGGGGCCGTCACACTTCAGATGCCGGGCAAGAGCGAGAAGTGGAGGCCAAGATTCTTCATAGAAAAAGACAATTGCATGCTTGCGGGAAATTGGTTAGACTTTGTATGTGACAACCAAGTGCAGGCAGGCGACATATGCATCTTTGTACCGGCAAAGGGTGGGGAAAGGTCCACATTCATGGTCCATATAATTCGTGCAGAAGCTACTGATCGAAGGGGTGTTAAAAGGGTTCGATCCAGCCATGATTCTCCGGTTGGCGTGGAAGGAATGACAAATCCAGATGCCGTTTAG
- the LOC119353928 gene encoding defensin-2-like produces MGKRLLFLAVLLVTSLGMSTTVVRSELACDKLREQCMAMCIQASWCMHCCQARGYVDGRCRVLHGETTCYCCKDVPPSPSPAPGPQKSSAAGDLTFLAD; encoded by the exons ATGGGCAAGAGACTGTTGTTCCTGGCCGTCCTCCTCGTCACTTCCC TGGGCATGTCGACGACAGTGGTGCGGAGCGAGCTGGCGTGCGACAAGCTGAGGGAGCAGTGCATGGCCATGTGCATCCAAGCAAGCTGGTGCATGCACTGTTGCCAGGCCCGCGGCTACGTCGACGGCCGCTGCAGGGTCCTCCACGGCGAGACCACCTGCTACTGCTGCAAGGAcgtgcccccctccccctccccggcCCCCGGCCCGCAGAAGAGctccgccgccggcgacctcactTTCTTGGCCGACTGA
- the LOC119360353 gene encoding uncharacterized protein LOC119360353 isoform X1, whose translation MRRSKGSGRRRAADERKLIRMADEAAAASSMQAAAAAALASLHLPPPGLTETDNQDRKIFGRGARIKRKAKRKWGFVGGEAGAVDSGGLRPRLSHRRSTCRGGVGSMDEVLHGEVGIRSRFSAGRIREIMRGLTPRQQGYVATYGFEHFNRIGAFSVHEPLTEWIMGKINPPFSEFRINADKTIVFSKPLVQKILGVPTGGRPFVLHGQKSDKIKELRDLYLNNGLRATTPHCVSLLKNNEDEESFMRTFLLIALAAVLTPTTGNTIDLDYLWAFEDMSKVQDLDWAGHITEHLMDEVQKFQYKSREEKMRDFWVGGCLPLLTIAYMDHLDLPRGRIVDHEINYSVPRICHVSKDDFQFAAIADLHRQHFKFATFGILPFRDRTPYTDNPVTDTEVAEDDLRILSNDQVLSGQWELVEVHEQKIDELVKETQPEALGFAEASIDHFRLGRTDIGSNQGTKKSASCERGSSSHCRNTAKAAVTPSSSEKSVEDSGREYESSESDDHPTPPEADYGVIFRSYLSGTQMESVNTLIHKIKPETIVFVATMRKCDVQLPTPLLIISKERSLAAAAHFPHENGAVTLQMPGKSEKWRPRFFIEKDNCMLAGNWLDFVCDNQVQAGDICIFVPAKGGERSTFMVHIIRAEATDRRGVKRVRSSHDSPVGVEGMTNPDAV comes from the exons ATGCGGAGATCGAAGGGATCAGGGCGGCGGCGAGCTGCAGACGAGCGGAAGCTCATCCGGATGGCGGACGAGGCGGCCGCAGCGAGCTCGATGCaagcggccgcggcggcggcgctggcctcCCTCCACCTCCCTCCTCCAGGACTGACAG AAACTGACAACCAAGATCGGAAAATTTTCGGGAGAGGAGCACGGATAAAGCGGAAGGCGAAGCGGAAGTGGGGCTTCGTTGGCGGTGAAGCGGGCGCGGTGGACTCTGGCGGGCTGCGTCCCCGTCTTAGTCATCGCCGGTCGACCTGCAG GGGAGGAGTTGGATCCATGGATGAAGTATTACATGGTGAAGTGGGCATCAGGAGCCGTTTCAGTGCTGGGAGGATTCGAGAGATCATGCGTGGTCTGACACCCCGGCAGCAGGGGTATGTTGCAACGTATGGATTCGAGCATTTCAATCGTATCGGGGCATTCTCTGTTCATGAGCCACTGACTGAGTGGATCATGGGAAAAATTAACCCCCCGTTCTCTGAGTTCAGAATTAATGCGGACAAGACAATAGTTTTCAGCAAGCCCCTTGTTCAGAAAATTTTAGGTGTACCTACAGGGGGAAGACCCTTTGTACTGCATGGGCAGAAGTCGGACAAAATCAAAGAACTACGAGATCTGTACTTAAATAACGGACTAAGGGCAACCACCCCCCATTGTGTCAGTTTGCTTAAGAACAACGAGGATGAGGAATCCTTCATGAGGACATTCCTGCTTATTGCACTGGCGGCAGTGCTCACCCCCACCACTGGGAATACAATAGACCTTGACTACCTGTGGGCCTTTGAAGATATGTCAAAGGTGCAGGACCTTGATTGGGCAGGCCATATTACGGAGCATCTGATGGACGAGGTCCAGAAATTTCAGTACAAATCTAGGGAGGAAAAGATGAGAGACTTCTGGGTTGGCGGGTGCTTGCCTTTGCTCACG ATCGCTTACATGGACCACTTGGATCTCCCAAGAGGGCGAATTGTAGACCATGAAATTAACTACTCGGTGCCCAGGATCTGCCATGTTTCTAAGGATGATTTCCAGTTTGCCGCAATTGCTGACCTGCATCGTCAACATTTCAAGTTTGCCACATTTGGGATACTTCCA ttccgtgatagaACACCATACACTGATAATCCAGTAACCGATACAGAAGTAGCAGAAGATGATCTTCGTATTCTCTCGAATGATCAAGTCTTATCAGGGCAATGGGAACTTGTAGAAGTACACGAGCAAAAAATAGACGAACTTGTAAAAGAAACTCAACCTGAAGCCCTTGGGTTTGCAGAAGCGAGCATCGATCATTTCCGTCTTGGAAGAACTGATATTGGCTCAAATCAAG GAACTAAAAAATCCGCTAGCTGCGAAAGGGGCAGTTCTAGCCATTGTAGGAATACTGCAAAGGCGGCTGTGACACCCTCTTCGTCTGAGAAATCAG TAGAAGACAGTGGTCGAGAATATGAATCTTCAGAGTCAGATGATCATCCGACACCTCCAGAAGCTGATTATGGGGTAATATTCAGGAGTTATCTATCTGGAACACAAATGGAGAGTGTAAACACGCTTATCCACAAAATTAAACCTGAAACTATTGTATTCGTGGCTACCATGAGGAAGTGCGATGTTCAGCTACCTACTCCTCTTCTG ATCATTTCGAAGGAACGCTCATTAGCCGCAGCTGCACACTTTCCGCATGAAAACGGGGCCGTCACACTTCAGATGCCGGGCAAGAGCGAGAAGTGGAGGCCAAGATTCTTCATAGAAAAAGACAATTGCATGCTTGCGGGAAATTGGTTAGACTTTGTATGTGACAACCAAGTGCAGGCAGGCGACATATGCATCTTTGTACCGGCAAAGGGTGGGGAAAGGTCCACATTCATGGTCCATATAATTCGTGCAGAAGCTACTGATCGAAGGGGTGTTAAAAGGGTTCGATCCAGCCATGATTCTCCGGTTGGCGTGGAAGGAATGACAAATCCAGATGCCGTTTAG
- the LOC119360353 gene encoding uncharacterized protein LOC119360353 isoform X2 — protein MRRSKGSGRRRAADERKLIRMADEAAAASSMQAAAAAALASLHLPPPGLTETDNQDRKIFGRGARIKRKAKRKWGFVGGEAGAVDSGGLRPRLSHRRSTCRGGVGSMDEVLHGEVGIRSRFSAGRIREIMRGLTPRQQGYVATYGFEHFNRIGAFSVHEPLTEWIMGKINPPFSEFRINADKTIVFSKPLVQKILGVPTGGRPFVLHGQKSDKIKELRDLYLNNGLRATTPHCVSLLKNNEDEESFMRTFLLIALAAVLTPTTGNTIDLDYLWAFEDMSKVQDLDWAGHITEHLMDEVQKFQYKSREEKMRDFWVGGCLPLLTIAYMDHLDLPRGRIVDHEINYSVPRICHVSKDDFQFAAIADLHRQHFKFATFGILPFRDRTPYTDNPVTDTEVAEDDLRILSNDQVLSGQWELVEVHEQKIDELVKETQPEALGFAEASIDHFRLGRTDIGSNQGTKKSASCERGSSSHCRNTAKAAVTPSSSEKSEDSGREYESSESDDHPTPPEADYGVIFRSYLSGTQMESVNTLIHKIKPETIVFVATMRKCDVQLPTPLLIISKERSLAAAAHFPHENGAVTLQMPGKSEKWRPRFFIEKDNCMLAGNWLDFVCDNQVQAGDICIFVPAKGGERSTFMVHIIRAEATDRRGVKRVRSSHDSPVGVEGMTNPDAV, from the exons ATGCGGAGATCGAAGGGATCAGGGCGGCGGCGAGCTGCAGACGAGCGGAAGCTCATCCGGATGGCGGACGAGGCGGCCGCAGCGAGCTCGATGCaagcggccgcggcggcggcgctggcctcCCTCCACCTCCCTCCTCCAGGACTGACAG AAACTGACAACCAAGATCGGAAAATTTTCGGGAGAGGAGCACGGATAAAGCGGAAGGCGAAGCGGAAGTGGGGCTTCGTTGGCGGTGAAGCGGGCGCGGTGGACTCTGGCGGGCTGCGTCCCCGTCTTAGTCATCGCCGGTCGACCTGCAG GGGAGGAGTTGGATCCATGGATGAAGTATTACATGGTGAAGTGGGCATCAGGAGCCGTTTCAGTGCTGGGAGGATTCGAGAGATCATGCGTGGTCTGACACCCCGGCAGCAGGGGTATGTTGCAACGTATGGATTCGAGCATTTCAATCGTATCGGGGCATTCTCTGTTCATGAGCCACTGACTGAGTGGATCATGGGAAAAATTAACCCCCCGTTCTCTGAGTTCAGAATTAATGCGGACAAGACAATAGTTTTCAGCAAGCCCCTTGTTCAGAAAATTTTAGGTGTACCTACAGGGGGAAGACCCTTTGTACTGCATGGGCAGAAGTCGGACAAAATCAAAGAACTACGAGATCTGTACTTAAATAACGGACTAAGGGCAACCACCCCCCATTGTGTCAGTTTGCTTAAGAACAACGAGGATGAGGAATCCTTCATGAGGACATTCCTGCTTATTGCACTGGCGGCAGTGCTCACCCCCACCACTGGGAATACAATAGACCTTGACTACCTGTGGGCCTTTGAAGATATGTCAAAGGTGCAGGACCTTGATTGGGCAGGCCATATTACGGAGCATCTGATGGACGAGGTCCAGAAATTTCAGTACAAATCTAGGGAGGAAAAGATGAGAGACTTCTGGGTTGGCGGGTGCTTGCCTTTGCTCACG ATCGCTTACATGGACCACTTGGATCTCCCAAGAGGGCGAATTGTAGACCATGAAATTAACTACTCGGTGCCCAGGATCTGCCATGTTTCTAAGGATGATTTCCAGTTTGCCGCAATTGCTGACCTGCATCGTCAACATTTCAAGTTTGCCACATTTGGGATACTTCCA ttccgtgatagaACACCATACACTGATAATCCAGTAACCGATACAGAAGTAGCAGAAGATGATCTTCGTATTCTCTCGAATGATCAAGTCTTATCAGGGCAATGGGAACTTGTAGAAGTACACGAGCAAAAAATAGACGAACTTGTAAAAGAAACTCAACCTGAAGCCCTTGGGTTTGCAGAAGCGAGCATCGATCATTTCCGTCTTGGAAGAACTGATATTGGCTCAAATCAAG GAACTAAAAAATCCGCTAGCTGCGAAAGGGGCAGTTCTAGCCATTGTAGGAATACTGCAAAGGCGGCTGTGACACCCTCTTCGTCTGAGAAATCAG AAGACAGTGGTCGAGAATATGAATCTTCAGAGTCAGATGATCATCCGACACCTCCAGAAGCTGATTATGGGGTAATATTCAGGAGTTATCTATCTGGAACACAAATGGAGAGTGTAAACACGCTTATCCACAAAATTAAACCTGAAACTATTGTATTCGTGGCTACCATGAGGAAGTGCGATGTTCAGCTACCTACTCCTCTTCTG ATCATTTCGAAGGAACGCTCATTAGCCGCAGCTGCACACTTTCCGCATGAAAACGGGGCCGTCACACTTCAGATGCCGGGCAAGAGCGAGAAGTGGAGGCCAAGATTCTTCATAGAAAAAGACAATTGCATGCTTGCGGGAAATTGGTTAGACTTTGTATGTGACAACCAAGTGCAGGCAGGCGACATATGCATCTTTGTACCGGCAAAGGGTGGGGAAAGGTCCACATTCATGGTCCATATAATTCGTGCAGAAGCTACTGATCGAAGGGGTGTTAAAAGGGTTCGATCCAGCCATGATTCTCCGGTTGGCGTGGAAGGAATGACAAATCCAGATGCCGTTTAG